One region of Mugil cephalus isolate CIBA_MC_2020 chromosome 17, CIBA_Mcephalus_1.1, whole genome shotgun sequence genomic DNA includes:
- the myct1b gene encoding myc target protein 1 homolog, giving the protein MAQNETHPLLEIFNSFNLGDMILAFCLSMLVGLLLGALIYVLLTWASRRRATARITRRTKKKPSQTHDPNQMGLYRSTFLSVYRQPSLEPVGPLGSKPGAETSTFRPVPKKSRPSLDMGEDTQVQMSEDTGASSDSTSLVGNKRHSFWLGGNGLKGFLPSQTPPPAYDSVIHAFEETCT; this is encoded by the exons ATGGCTCAAAATGAAACGCATCCCCTTTTGGAAATATTTAACTCGTTTAATCTCG GCGATATGATTCTTGCCTTCTGTTTGTCCATGCTTGTGGGCCTGCTGCTGGGCGCTTTGATCTACGTTCTGTTGACCTGGGCGTCCAGGCGCCGGGCTACAGCCAGGATCACCAGACGCACCAAAAAGAAGCCTTCGCAGACGCACGACCCCAATCAGATGGGCCTTTACCGGAGCACGTTTCTGAGCGTGTACAGGCAGCCGTCTCTCGAGCCCGTGGGCCCCCTGGGGAGCAAACCGGGCGCCGAGACGTCCACCTTTCGCCCGGTGCCCAAGAAGAGCAGGCCCAGCTTGGACATGGGGGAGGACACCCAAGTGCAAATGTCTGAGGACACAGGGGCTTCGTCCGATTCGACGTCCCTCGTGGGAAACAAGAGACATTCCTTCTGGCTGGGCGGCAACGGACTTAAAGGATTCCTGCCATCGCAGACTCCCCCACCCGCATACGACAGTGTCATCCACGCCTTTGAAGAGACCTGCACTTGA